A genomic stretch from Acidobacteriota bacterium includes:
- a CDS encoding transcriptional regulator — MIDTEAGRAWLPRNAEVIRQWTILRELEASRGATIRRLAETTGVTTRTIRRDLEALQEAGFPLYDVADDVAKRWKLDTRPFRRLDDTAFTLAELSALYFSRTLVECFAVPPFGQDLRSAFAKLEAALGPRMRQFLDRLPDVIQAKAPPARRLDDRRQRETIGRLLDALLHQRRLDMLYHSRSSRREKSYRLDPYRLVYAEGGLYLFAYVPRYEQVRTFAVERIRSLTPLNETFEPVEELAEAAFPHSLGIHQGAPERVELEFAPDLAPYVQERIWHSSQTVEPGEDGSVAVTMDVCNDGALRSWILSFGPGVRVTAPAALARQIAHDLEQARAGYPDREP; from the coding sequence ATGATTGATACGGAGGCAGGGAGGGCGTGGTTGCCGCGCAACGCCGAAGTCATCCGCCAGTGGACCATCCTGCGTGAGCTCGAGGCCTCGCGCGGCGCCACCATCCGCCGGCTCGCCGAGACGACCGGGGTGACGACGCGCACGATTCGCCGGGACCTCGAAGCGCTGCAGGAGGCAGGCTTCCCGCTCTACGACGTGGCGGACGACGTGGCGAAACGGTGGAAGCTCGACACCCGCCCGTTCAGGCGCCTCGACGACACGGCATTCACCCTCGCGGAGCTGTCGGCCCTCTATTTCAGCCGCACGCTCGTCGAGTGCTTCGCCGTGCCGCCGTTCGGGCAGGATCTGCGAAGCGCATTCGCCAAGCTGGAGGCCGCGCTCGGCCCGCGCATGCGGCAGTTCCTCGATCGCCTGCCGGACGTGATCCAGGCCAAGGCCCCGCCCGCGCGACGGCTCGACGACCGGCGGCAGCGGGAGACGATCGGCCGGCTGCTCGACGCGCTGCTGCACCAGCGGCGGCTGGACATGCTGTACCACTCCCGCTCCAGCCGGCGCGAGAAGTCGTACCGCCTCGATCCCTACCGGCTGGTGTACGCCGAGGGCGGGCTCTATCTCTTCGCCTACGTGCCGCGCTACGAGCAGGTGCGCACGTTCGCGGTCGAGCGCATACGGAGCCTGACCCCGCTGAACGAGACCTTCGAGCCTGTCGAGGAACTGGCCGAGGCCGCGTTTCCGCACTCGCTCGGCATCCATCAGGGGGCTCCCGAGCGGGTCGAGCTGGAGTTCGCGCCGGATCTGGCCCCCTACGTGCAGGAACGCATCTGGCATTCCTCGCAAACGGTCGAGCCGGGGGAGGACGGATCGGTCGCGGTCACGATGGACGTCTGCAACGACGGTGCGCTCCGAAGCTGGATCCTGAGCTTCGGACCCGGCGTGCGGGTCACGGCGCCGGCCGCCCTCGC